One genomic segment of Pelagerythrobacter marensis includes these proteins:
- a CDS encoding DUF3572 domain-containing protein, producing the protein MPGDPESLALGALGWVLQDEDRAQRLLALTGLTPEILRERLTDRAVLGAVLEFLANHEPDLVLAADALNVAPETLIAAHRALATDGNSSK; encoded by the coding sequence GTGCCCGGCGATCCCGAATCGCTGGCGCTCGGCGCGCTCGGCTGGGTACTGCAGGACGAGGATCGGGCGCAGCGCCTGCTTGCCCTGACCGGGCTGACGCCGGAAATCCTGCGCGAACGGCTGACCGACCGCGCGGTGCTCGGCGCCGTGCTGGAATTTCTCGCCAATCACGAACCGGACCTGGTCCTCGCGGCCGATGCGCTGAATGTTGCACCCGAAACGCTGATTGCCGCGCACCGGGCGCTGGCGACCGACGGGAATTCTTCCAAATGA
- a CDS encoding response regulator has product MAKRILVVEDNDLNRKLFCDVLRASGFEVEPVADGELVLDAARSFAPDLVLMDIQLPNVSGVDLITALKGEHTLAQVPVLAVTAYAGKGDEDRIRAAGAADYLAKPVSIGPFMAAVRRLVPAQGQPA; this is encoded by the coding sequence GTGGCAAAGAGAATACTGGTTGTCGAGGACAACGACCTCAACCGGAAACTGTTCTGCGACGTTCTGCGCGCAAGCGGGTTCGAGGTGGAGCCGGTGGCCGATGGCGAACTGGTGCTGGACGCCGCGCGCAGTTTCGCCCCCGATCTGGTGCTGATGGATATTCAGTTGCCCAACGTATCGGGCGTCGACCTGATCACCGCGCTCAAGGGCGAACATACCCTGGCGCAAGTGCCGGTGCTGGCCGTGACCGCCTATGCCGGCAAGGGGGACGAGGACCGGATTCGCGCGGCGGGCGCGGCCGATTATCTGGCCAAGCCGGTTTCGATCGGCCCGTTCATGGCGGCCGTGCGGCGCCTGGTCCCCGCGCAGGGCCAACCGGCGTAA
- a CDS encoding acyl carrier protein, whose amino-acid sequence MDRAQTDQTIRSLIEPFNQKGVEVTDATTFAGDLEFDSLTVMDFVAAIEDEFDVIISMNQQAEIETYGQLVDAVHKMQADA is encoded by the coding sequence ATGGATCGCGCGCAAACCGACCAGACCATCAGATCGCTGATCGAACCGTTCAACCAGAAGGGCGTCGAAGTCACCGACGCGACGACGTTCGCCGGCGATCTCGAATTCGACAGCCTGACGGTGATGGATTTCGTCGCCGCGATCGAGGATGAATTCGACGTCATCATCTCGATGAACCAGCAGGCCGAAATCGAGACGTACGGCCAGCTCGTCGATGCGGTCCACAAGATGCAGGCCGACGCGTGA
- the spt gene encoding serine palmitoyltransferase, translated as MSEGISQPDRPQVREGDTPDLFSKFDDLIAMREGLLASGQEDPFNLVMEKVLSPTRAICNGRDTILLGTYNYMGMTFDPDVVAAGKQALADFGSGTTGSRVLNGTYQGHRECEDALREFYAMDHAMVFSTGYLANLGIISTIAGKGDYIVLDIDSHASIWDGCAMGKAEVVPFKHNDVEAMEKRLRRIPEGAGKLVVLEGVYSMLGDIAPLKEMVAIAKKHGAMVLVDEAHSMGFIGENGRGVVEQAGVIDDVDFIIGTFSKSVGTVGGFCVSNHPKFEIMRLVCRPYVFTASLPPSVVATAATSIRKLMHGGNKRAHLWENSRRLHGGLKDLGFQLGTDDPQSAIVAVIMPDLARGAAMWEALLKEGLYVNLARPPATPANMTLLRCSLCAEHSAEEVETILGMFERAGKAVGII; from the coding sequence GTGAGCGAAGGCATCAGCCAGCCCGACCGGCCGCAGGTGCGCGAAGGCGACACGCCCGACCTGTTCAGCAAGTTCGACGATCTGATCGCGATGCGCGAGGGGCTGCTGGCCAGCGGGCAGGAAGATCCCTTCAACCTGGTGATGGAGAAAGTCCTCTCCCCCACCCGCGCGATCTGCAACGGGCGCGATACGATCCTGCTCGGCACGTACAATTACATGGGCATGACCTTCGACCCTGACGTCGTCGCCGCGGGCAAGCAGGCCCTGGCCGATTTTGGCAGCGGGACGACCGGCAGCCGCGTGCTCAATGGTACGTACCAGGGTCACCGGGAATGCGAAGACGCGCTGCGCGAATTCTACGCGATGGACCACGCGATGGTCTTTTCCACCGGGTACCTCGCCAATCTCGGGATCATCTCCACCATCGCGGGCAAGGGCGACTACATCGTCCTCGACATCGATAGCCACGCCAGCATCTGGGATGGGTGCGCGATGGGCAAGGCGGAAGTCGTGCCGTTCAAGCACAACGATGTCGAGGCGATGGAAAAGCGCCTGCGCCGCATTCCCGAAGGGGCAGGCAAGCTGGTCGTTCTGGAAGGCGTCTATTCGATGCTGGGCGACATTGCCCCGCTGAAGGAAATGGTCGCCATCGCGAAGAAACACGGCGCAATGGTGCTGGTGGACGAGGCCCATTCGATGGGTTTCATCGGCGAAAACGGCCGCGGCGTGGTCGAGCAGGCGGGCGTGATCGACGATGTCGATTTCATCATCGGCACTTTCTCGAAAAGCGTCGGCACCGTCGGCGGCTTCTGCGTGTCGAACCATCCCAAGTTCGAGATCATGCGACTGGTCTGCCGCCCTTATGTCTTCACCGCCTCGCTGCCCCCCAGCGTGGTCGCCACCGCGGCGACCAGCATTCGCAAGCTGATGCACGGCGGCAACAAGCGCGCGCACCTGTGGGAAAATTCGCGGCGGCTCCACGGCGGGCTGAAAGATCTGGGCTTCCAGCTCGGGACCGACGATCCGCAAAGCGCGATCGTCGCGGTGATCATGCCCGATCTCGCCAGGGGCGCGGCGATGTGGGAAGCGCTGCTGAAGGAAGGGCTCTACGTCAATCTCGCCCGCCCGCCGGCAACGCCCGCCAACATGACCCTGCTGCGCTGCTCGCTCTGCGCCGAACACTCGGCCGAAGAAGTCGAAACGATCCTCGGCATGTTCGAACGCGCGGGCAAGGCTGTCGGGATTATCTAA
- a CDS encoding GSU2403 family nucleotidyltransferase fold protein translates to MRSSKMQDKSLLVEDRVSPFSDEQARALINLRPRYEAMIEAQRGLSQLPYNLVRKRVGKYEYLYEAIDRSNNGKSLGRMSPELERRLADYRTTKSDLQHRLTRASGLVEEIGRMARPLHLPMLSSAAGELLRELDRRRLLDETLLVIGTNCLPAYAIEAGGAIADAPDETEDFDLAWVAEEQAEEAGLWAALKAVDPTFTINSERHCQARNAATYEVDLLVAPSRARTLAPRERPRPIPLPSQEWLLLGRSVNQVVPCRDWTAARLVVPDPRWFALHKLWLAEQPERDPLKRRKDRAQGNAVLDAVAQAMPHYPLDAAFARSIPQDLAPLWREWRGGAER, encoded by the coding sequence TTGCGTTCTTCCAAAATGCAGGATAAATCGTTGCTCGTGGAAGACCGCGTAAGCCCCTTCAGCGACGAACAGGCGCGAGCGCTGATCAACCTGCGGCCGCGCTACGAGGCGATGATCGAGGCGCAGCGCGGCCTCTCCCAGCTGCCTTACAATCTCGTGCGCAAACGAGTGGGCAAGTACGAATATCTCTACGAGGCAATCGACAGGTCGAACAACGGCAAGAGCCTCGGCCGGATGTCACCCGAACTGGAACGACGGCTCGCCGATTATCGCACCACCAAGTCGGACCTGCAGCACCGCCTGACCAGGGCCAGCGGGCTGGTCGAAGAGATCGGACGCATGGCCCGCCCCCTGCATCTTCCGATGCTGTCGAGCGCAGCGGGCGAACTGCTGCGCGAGCTTGACCGGCGCCGGTTGCTCGACGAAACCCTGCTGGTCATCGGGACGAATTGCCTCCCGGCCTACGCTATCGAGGCCGGTGGCGCGATTGCAGATGCGCCCGACGAGACCGAAGACTTCGATCTCGCGTGGGTCGCCGAAGAGCAAGCCGAGGAGGCGGGACTATGGGCGGCGCTCAAGGCGGTCGATCCGACCTTCACGATCAATAGCGAGCGACATTGCCAGGCGCGGAACGCCGCGACCTACGAAGTCGATCTGCTGGTCGCGCCGTCGCGCGCCAGAACGCTCGCCCCGCGCGAACGGCCGCGCCCGATCCCGCTGCCTTCTCAGGAATGGCTGCTGCTCGGGCGCTCGGTCAATCAGGTCGTCCCGTGCCGTGACTGGACCGCCGCCCGGCTGGTAGTGCCCGACCCCCGCTGGTTCGCCCTGCACAAGCTTTGGCTCGCCGAGCAGCCCGAGCGTGACCCGTTGAAACGGCGCAAGGATCGGGCGCAGGGCAATGCCGTGCTCGACGCGGTCGCGCAGGCGATGCCGCACTATCCGCTCGATGCGGCATTCGCGCGGTCGATCCCGCAGGACCTTGCGCCGCTGTGGCGCGAATGGCGCGGCGGTGCGGAACGCTAG
- a CDS encoding OsmC family protein, which yields MKTTNTGSARYDGFGKDGKGSLSTGSGALDNQPYGFNTRFEDAPGTNPEELVAAAHASCFTMALSFALARAGHEQGTLETQARVTLEKDGEGFTVTRSDLTLTGKVEGIGREDFEKLAAEAKANCPISKLLKAEISLETTFEG from the coding sequence ATGAAGACGACCAACACCGGCAGCGCGCGTTACGACGGGTTCGGCAAGGACGGCAAGGGCAGCCTGTCGACCGGCTCCGGCGCGCTGGACAATCAGCCCTACGGCTTCAACACCCGGTTCGAGGATGCGCCGGGCACCAATCCCGAAGAGCTGGTCGCCGCCGCCCATGCGAGCTGCTTCACCATGGCGCTCAGCTTCGCGCTCGCCCGCGCCGGGCACGAACAGGGCACGCTGGAAACGCAGGCCCGGGTGACGCTGGAGAAGGATGGCGAAGGCTTTACCGTCACCCGTTCCGACCTCACGCTCACCGGCAAGGTCGAAGGAATCGGGCGCGAGGATTTCGAGAAGCTGGCCGCCGAAGCGAAGGCCAATTGCCCGATTTCCAAGCTGCTCAAGGCCGAGATTTCGCTGGAGACGACGTTCGAGGGCTAG
- a CDS encoding YqaA family protein yields MLRKLYNWTMEKAAHPHAEGWLALISFIESSFFPIPPHPLLGLMCLAEPKKAIRFALVCTLASVLGGLFGYAIGYFLYDTVGTAMLSAIGLAEEFPVAACHLRERDWEVIFLAGSTPVPFKLLTITAGFIEMALVPFILASIAGRALIFMTVGILFRMFGAPIKRVIDEYLATVTTVFAVLVVGGFLALSYLSGGDDSGQHKCAAAAIEAAR; encoded by the coding sequence ATGCTGCGCAAACTCTATAACTGGACGATGGAAAAGGCCGCGCACCCCCATGCGGAAGGGTGGCTGGCGCTGATCAGTTTCATCGAATCGAGTTTCTTCCCGATCCCGCCCCATCCGCTGCTGGGCCTGATGTGCCTGGCCGAACCGAAGAAGGCGATCCGCTTCGCGTTGGTCTGCACGCTCGCGTCGGTTCTGGGCGGGCTGTTCGGCTATGCGATCGGCTATTTCCTCTACGACACGGTCGGTACCGCGATGCTTTCCGCCATCGGCCTGGCGGAGGAATTCCCCGTCGCCGCCTGCCACTTGCGCGAGCGGGACTGGGAAGTGATCTTCCTCGCCGGAAGCACCCCGGTCCCGTTCAAGCTGCTGACGATCACCGCCGGTTTCATCGAAATGGCGCTGGTGCCCTTCATCCTCGCCAGCATCGCCGGGCGGGCGCTGATCTTCATGACCGTGGGCATCCTGTTCCGCATGTTCGGCGCGCCGATCAAGCGGGTGATCGACGAATACCTGGCGACCGTCACCACCGTTTTCGCGGTGCTGGTGGTGGGCGGCTTCCTCGCGCTGTCCTACCTTTCCGGCGGAGACGATTCAGGCCAGCACAAGTGCGCCGCTGCGGCGATCGAAGCGGCGAGGTGA
- a CDS encoding DNA-packaging protein has protein sequence MAIDETLDARLAALLRLDCDDRQRELARLPEAERHELRHHWELWARRDQLPPPGDWSAWLVCAGRGFGKTRAGAEWVREIAKRDPRARIALVGASLAEARAVMVEGESGILACSPPHRCPVYEPSLRRLTWPNGALATLYSAAEPESLRGPQHTHAWCDEIAKWDMAGERATRAWDNLALGLRLGERPRALATTTPRPVPLLLRLLAGEETGEVAVTRGTTLDNRPNLPDRFVQAIESQFGGTSFARQELGGELLDEVDGALWSRALLERCRMAQAGAVLPDDPVRVVVGVDPPAGTRGDACGIVVAGMLPGDGLRQRGVVLADCSVEGASPEGWARAVAEAARAWDADRVVAEANQGGAMVASVLHAADLSLPLRLVHASRGKAARAEPVAALYESGRVRHAGLFAQLEDQMCGLMAGGRYQGPGRSPDRADALVWALTELMLSRRTRPRISVI, from the coding sequence ATGGCGATCGATGAAACGCTCGATGCGCGGCTCGCCGCCCTGCTCCGCCTAGACTGCGACGATCGCCAGCGCGAGCTGGCCCGCCTGCCCGAGGCCGAGCGGCACGAGCTGCGCCATCACTGGGAACTGTGGGCCCGGCGCGACCAGTTGCCCCCGCCCGGCGACTGGTCCGCCTGGCTGGTCTGTGCCGGGCGCGGTTTCGGCAAGACGCGCGCCGGCGCGGAATGGGTGCGCGAAATCGCCAAGCGCGATCCGCGCGCCCGCATCGCACTGGTCGGGGCGAGCCTGGCCGAAGCGCGCGCGGTCATGGTCGAGGGCGAGAGCGGGATTCTCGCCTGCTCGCCGCCGCACCGGTGCCCGGTTTACGAGCCTTCGCTGCGCCGGCTTACCTGGCCCAACGGGGCGCTGGCCACGCTCTATTCGGCCGCCGAACCCGAAAGCCTGCGCGGCCCGCAGCACACCCATGCCTGGTGCGACGAGATCGCCAAGTGGGACATGGCGGGCGAGCGGGCAACGCGGGCGTGGGACAATCTCGCGCTCGGCCTGCGGCTCGGCGAGCGGCCCCGCGCGCTCGCCACCACGACGCCGCGCCCGGTCCCCCTCCTCCTGCGTCTGCTGGCGGGGGAGGAGACGGGCGAAGTCGCGGTGACGCGCGGGACCACGCTCGACAACCGGCCCAACCTGCCCGACCGGTTCGTGCAGGCGATCGAAAGCCAGTTCGGCGGCACCAGCTTCGCACGGCAGGAACTGGGCGGCGAGCTGCTGGACGAAGTCGACGGCGCATTGTGGAGCCGGGCGCTGCTCGAACGCTGCCGCATGGCGCAGGCGGGTGCCGTCCTGCCCGATGATCCGGTGCGCGTCGTCGTCGGGGTCGATCCCCCCGCCGGCACGCGCGGCGATGCCTGCGGAATCGTGGTCGCGGGGATGCTGCCAGGCGACGGGCTCCGCCAGCGCGGCGTGGTGCTTGCCGATTGCTCGGTAGAAGGGGCCAGCCCCGAAGGCTGGGCGCGCGCAGTGGCCGAAGCGGCCCGCGCGTGGGATGCCGATCGCGTGGTGGCGGAGGCGAACCAGGGCGGCGCAATGGTCGCCAGCGTGCTCCACGCCGCGGATCTGTCGCTGCCGCTGCGGCTGGTCCACGCCAGCCGCGGCAAGGCGGCCCGCGCCGAGCCGGTCGCCGCGCTCTACGAAAGCGGGCGGGTGCGCCACGCGGGGCTGTTCGCGCAACTGGAAGACCAGATGTGCGGGCTGATGGCCGGCGGCCGCTACCAAGGCCCCGGCCGCAGCCCCGACCGCGCCGACGCGCTCGTCTGGGCCCTGACCGAACTGATGCTGTCCCGGCGCACCAGGCCGCGGATTTCGGTGATCTGA
- a CDS encoding phage portal protein, whose protein sequence is MSFLATIASAFKGGGGARVPLARGFVSPWALAVESAGAPPYEYGRSVRRAYLDNPVAQRSVRLVAEGAGSAPVQASDPALAALVGATSAGQALVETVAAHLLLHGNAYVQVMKDAAGQPVELFALRPERVSVVAGDDGWPAAYAYRLADRTLTIAVEDDAGWPNLIHLRHFHPADDHYGAGALAAAEQAVAIHNAASAWNRALLENAARPSGALVFEGGDGAPLTGEQFERLRGELAAGFQGQANAGRPMLLEGGLKWQAMAHSPADMDFATLKAAAARDIALAFGVPPMLLGLPGDNTYANYREANRALWRLTLLPLAGRILDGLAEGLEAWFPQATLAVDLDRVPALAEDREKLWAQVSAADFLSAEEKRALLGLA, encoded by the coding sequence ATGTCCTTCCTCGCCACTATCGCTTCCGCCTTCAAGGGCGGGGGCGGGGCTCGTGTGCCGCTGGCGCGCGGGTTCGTTTCGCCCTGGGCGCTTGCTGTCGAAAGCGCGGGCGCGCCGCCTTACGAATATGGCCGCAGCGTGCGGCGGGCCTATCTCGACAATCCGGTCGCGCAGCGCAGCGTGCGGCTGGTCGCCGAAGGGGCCGGCAGCGCACCGGTCCAGGCCAGCGATCCGGCGCTCGCGGCACTGGTCGGCGCGACCAGCGCGGGCCAGGCGCTGGTGGAAACGGTCGCCGCGCACCTGCTGCTGCACGGCAATGCCTATGTCCAGGTGATGAAGGATGCCGCGGGCCAGCCGGTCGAGCTGTTCGCCCTGCGGCCCGAGCGGGTTTCGGTCGTGGCCGGGGACGACGGCTGGCCCGCCGCCTACGCTTACCGCCTGGCCGATCGCACGCTCACCATCGCGGTGGAGGACGATGCCGGATGGCCGAACCTGATCCACCTGCGGCATTTCCACCCGGCGGACGATCACTATGGCGCGGGCGCGCTCGCCGCGGCCGAACAGGCGGTGGCGATCCACAATGCCGCCTCTGCCTGGAACCGCGCCCTGCTGGAAAACGCCGCCCGCCCTTCCGGCGCGCTGGTGTTCGAAGGGGGCGACGGCGCGCCGTTGACCGGCGAACAGTTCGAACGGCTCAGGGGCGAACTCGCCGCCGGCTTTCAGGGACAGGCCAATGCCGGACGGCCGATGCTGCTCGAAGGCGGGCTGAAATGGCAGGCAATGGCCCATTCGCCGGCGGACATGGATTTCGCCACCCTGAAAGCCGCCGCCGCGCGCGACATCGCGCTGGCTTTCGGCGTGCCGCCGATGCTGCTCGGCCTGCCGGGCGACAACACATATGCCAATTACCGCGAGGCCAATCGCGCGCTCTGGCGGCTGACCCTGCTGCCGCTGGCGGGCAGGATTCTCGACGGTCTGGCCGAAGGGCTGGAAGCCTGGTTCCCGCAGGCCACGCTGGCGGTCGATCTCGACCGTGTGCCCGCGCTGGCCGAAGACCGGGAGAAGCTGTGGGCGCAGGTGAGCGCCGCCGATTTCCTCTCCGCCGAAGAAAAGCGCGCGCTGCTGGGGCTGGCGTAA
- a CDS encoding DUF6127 family protein, with protein sequence MDRTDMIARLMAEAKDHGCELVTLRAIVEEATDLGADRALQRTGLADPDAREDLAELRELLQAWRDAKASAWRAAIAWLVRGALALLLIGIAVRLGLAGALR encoded by the coding sequence ATGGACAGGACCGATATGATCGCCCGGCTGATGGCCGAGGCGAAGGACCACGGCTGCGAGCTGGTGACGCTGCGCGCGATCGTGGAAGAGGCGACCGATCTGGGCGCCGATCGCGCGCTCCAGCGCACCGGCCTCGCCGATCCCGACGCGCGCGAGGATCTGGCCGAGCTGCGCGAACTGCTCCAGGCCTGGCGCGATGCCAAGGCCAGCGCCTGGCGCGCGGCGATCGCCTGGCTTGTGCGCGGGGCGCTGGCGCTGCTGCTGATCGGTATCGCCGTGCGGCTGGGCCTGGCCGGGGCGCTGCGGTGA
- a CDS encoding HK97 family phage prohead protease: MRLAGYAALFGRADAARDTIRPGAFARTLAERDGPLPLYWQHRPDRRIGWIERAREDARGLRVIAALDNPAGRAAALLRHRAISGLSFGYRARRFHREAEGRVLEDVELFEVSLVTHPLQHGARVFFVC; this comes from the coding sequence ATGCGGCTGGCCGGATACGCGGCGCTGTTCGGCCGCGCCGATGCCGCCCGCGACACGATCCGCCCCGGCGCCTTCGCCCGCACGCTGGCCGAGCGCGACGGACCCCTGCCGCTCTACTGGCAGCACCGGCCCGATCGGCGGATCGGCTGGATCGAACGGGCGCGCGAGGATGCGCGCGGCCTGCGCGTGATCGCCGCGCTCGACAATCCGGCCGGGCGCGCCGCCGCCCTGCTGCGCCACCGCGCGATAAGCGGCCTCAGCTTCGGATATCGCGCGCGCCGGTTCCACCGCGAGGCCGAGGGCCGCGTGCTGGAGGACGTGGAGCTGTTCGAGGTCAGTCTCGTCACCCACCCGCTCCAGCACGGCGCGCGGGTGTTTTTCGTTTGTTAG
- a CDS encoding phage major capsid protein → MDMPVTTPASDTAADPLEESFDLLARQEKTESDVAALRGDVEEVKARVDRIGRAATRPALSGASASPEVKGFVEGYLRRGSTAEVKSLSTGVPADGGYAVPREIDAAIARELTAISPIRGIAQVVQTGSSGYRKLVSTGDTASGWVSETAARPETDTPQFAEIAPPTGELYANPAASQAMLDDAAFDVEAWLASEIGQEFARAEGAAFVNGTGTDQPQGFLAGPSATAGDGARAFGTLQYIGSGDAAGLGSEPELTLIVLVHTLKAGYRQGASFVMNSATLAEVRKLKTADGAFLWQPGMVEGQPDRLLGYPVVEAEDMPDIGAGACPIAFGNFRAGYLIAERSATQILRDPFTNKPFVHFYATRRVGGQVLDSNAIKLLKIEA, encoded by the coding sequence ATGGATATGCCCGTCACCACCCCCGCCAGCGACACTGCCGCTGATCCGCTGGAGGAAAGCTTCGACCTGCTCGCCCGGCAGGAGAAGACCGAAAGCGACGTCGCCGCGCTGCGCGGCGATGTCGAGGAAGTGAAGGCCCGCGTCGACCGGATCGGCAGGGCGGCCACGCGCCCGGCGCTGTCCGGCGCCTCCGCCAGCCCCGAGGTCAAGGGCTTCGTCGAGGGATATCTGCGGCGCGGCAGCACGGCGGAAGTGAAGTCGCTTTCCACCGGGGTGCCCGCCGATGGCGGCTATGCCGTCCCGCGTGAAATCGACGCCGCGATCGCGCGCGAGCTGACCGCGATCAGCCCGATCCGCGGCATCGCGCAAGTCGTGCAGACCGGCAGCAGCGGCTATCGCAAGCTGGTCAGCACCGGGGACACCGCGTCGGGCTGGGTCAGCGAGACGGCCGCGCGGCCCGAAACCGATACCCCGCAGTTCGCCGAAATCGCACCGCCGACCGGCGAACTCTACGCCAACCCGGCGGCGAGCCAGGCGATGCTCGACGATGCGGCCTTCGATGTCGAAGCCTGGCTGGCGAGCGAGATCGGGCAGGAATTCGCCCGCGCCGAAGGGGCCGCCTTCGTCAACGGGACCGGCACCGACCAGCCGCAGGGCTTCCTCGCCGGGCCGTCCGCCACCGCCGGCGACGGCGCGCGCGCGTTCGGTACGCTGCAATATATCGGCAGCGGCGATGCCGCGGGGCTGGGCAGCGAGCCCGAGCTGACGCTGATCGTGCTCGTCCACACGCTCAAGGCCGGATATCGCCAGGGCGCCAGCTTCGTGATGAACTCGGCAACCCTGGCCGAAGTGCGCAAGCTCAAGACCGCCGACGGCGCATTCCTGTGGCAGCCGGGGATGGTCGAGGGGCAGCCCGATCGCCTGCTCGGCTACCCGGTGGTGGAGGCGGAGGACATGCCCGATATCGGCGCGGGCGCCTGCCCGATCGCCTTCGGCAACTTCCGCGCCGGATACCTGATCGCCGAACGCTCCGCCACGCAGATCCTGCGCGACCCCTTCACCAACAAGCCCTTCGTCCACTTCTACGCCACCAGGCGCGTGGGCGGCCAAGTGCTCGATTCGAACGCGATCAAGCTGCTGAAGATCGAGGCGTAG
- a CDS encoding head-tail connector protein, with translation MRRTILTPPDFTGGALADVKQWLAITSAAQDGALARLIGAAAEACEAFTGTLPLEATCEDVLPASREWQTLAARPVNAILAVEGIPAEGARFALPAEAYAIALDHDGSGRVRVMHPGAAGRIAVRYTAGYASDWAALPDTLRHGIVRLAAELFRAQDGGGPGARILPAAVAALWHPWRRMRLT, from the coding sequence ATGAGGCGGACCATATTGACGCCGCCCGATTTCACGGGCGGCGCGCTGGCCGATGTCAAGCAGTGGCTGGCGATCACCAGCGCCGCGCAGGATGGCGCGCTTGCCCGCCTGATCGGCGCGGCGGCCGAAGCCTGCGAGGCCTTTACCGGCACCCTGCCGCTGGAGGCGACGTGCGAGGACGTGCTGCCCGCCAGCCGCGAATGGCAGACGCTGGCCGCGCGGCCGGTCAACGCGATCCTGGCGGTCGAGGGCATTCCGGCCGAAGGGGCGCGCTTCGCCCTGCCCGCCGAAGCCTATGCGATCGCGCTCGACCACGACGGGTCGGGCCGGGTGCGCGTGATGCATCCCGGCGCAGCGGGGCGGATCGCCGTGCGGTATACCGCCGGATACGCGAGCGACTGGGCCGCCCTGCCCGATACCCTGCGCCACGGGATCGTGCGGCTGGCCGCCGAACTGTTCCGCGCGCAGGACGGCGGCGGGCCCGGCGCGCGCATCCTGCCTGCCGCGGTCGCCGCGCTGTGGCACCCCTGGCGCCGGATGCGGCTGACATGA
- the gp17 gene encoding tail completion protein gp17, with translation MEHALRAALIEWLRTAPAPLNALNMVEEEAPLRAAPPWLGIAASASADWSTKDRAGREIRLALELRTRGDDPAADGALVTALDRRVEDLPRQQPEFAIASTFFLRARAERRANNRRSMLLEYRFRCLANQSRSP, from the coding sequence ATGGAACATGCCCTGCGCGCCGCGCTGATCGAATGGCTGCGCACCGCGCCCGCCCCCCTGAACGCGCTCAACATGGTGGAGGAAGAAGCGCCCCTGCGCGCCGCGCCGCCCTGGCTGGGCATTGCCGCGAGCGCGAGCGCGGACTGGAGCACCAAGGACCGCGCGGGGCGCGAAATCCGCCTGGCGCTGGAACTGCGCACCCGCGGCGACGATCCGGCGGCCGACGGCGCGCTGGTCACCGCGCTGGATCGCCGGGTGGAGGACCTGCCGCGGCAGCAGCCGGAGTTCGCGATCGCCTCGACCTTTTTCCTGCGCGCCCGCGCCGAGCGCCGCGCGAACAACCGCCGCAGTATGCTGCTGGAATACCGGTTCCGCTGCCTGGCGAACCAGAGTCGTTCCCCTTGA
- a CDS encoding phage major tail protein, TP901-1 family, protein MTAQKGSAFLLKIGDGGDPPAYATVAGLRTTQMSVNGDTVVVTHKQSGGWRDLLSGAGTRSVSVAASGIFLASEAEAAIRAHALAGTIDDYELSFEDGERMRGRFLVQRLDYAGDFNGERTYTMQLESSGPVVPA, encoded by the coding sequence ATGACCGCCCAGAAAGGTTCCGCCTTCCTCCTCAAGATCGGCGACGGCGGCGATCCGCCTGCTTACGCCACCGTCGCCGGGCTGCGCACGACGCAGATGTCGGTCAACGGCGATACCGTCGTCGTCACCCACAAGCAGAGCGGCGGCTGGCGCGATCTGCTTTCGGGCGCGGGGACGCGCTCTGTCTCGGTCGCGGCGAGCGGGATCTTCCTCGCCAGCGAGGCGGAAGCGGCGATCCGCGCCCATGCGCTGGCCGGAACAATCGACGATTACGAGCTGTCGTTCGAGGATGGCGAGCGGATGCGCGGGCGCTTCCTCGTCCAGCGGCTCGACTACGCCGGCGATTTCAACGGCGAGCGGACTTACACGATGCAGCTCGAAAGCTCCGGCCCCGTGGTGCCGGCATGA
- a CDS encoding gene transfer agent family protein — MNGQPAASHPPANPHRGEAALPVAGAMRRLRPSFAALVAAEEDLGPLFALVERAGEGRLALSEIATLFWHCMDDHEGLSREAVGQAVIEQGLAACTRPLRVLLGQILKGSG, encoded by the coding sequence ATGAACGGGCAGCCCGCCGCCTCTCACCCGCCGGCCAATCCGCATCGGGGCGAAGCTGCGCTGCCGGTCGCCGGGGCCATGCGCCGCCTGCGCCCCAGCTTCGCCGCGCTGGTCGCGGCGGAGGAAGACCTGGGCCCGCTGTTCGCACTGGTCGAGCGGGCGGGCGAAGGGCGGCTGGCCCTGTCCGAAATCGCCACCCTGTTCTGGCACTGCATGGACGATCACGAAGGCCTGTCGCGTGAGGCGGTCGGCCAGGCGGTGATCGAACAGGGGCTGGCCGCCTGCACCCGCCCGCTGCGCGTGCTGCTGGGCCAGATCCTCAAGGGATCGGGCTAG